A genome region from Panthera uncia isolate 11264 chromosome A3 unlocalized genomic scaffold, Puncia_PCG_1.0 HiC_scaffold_11, whole genome shotgun sequence includes the following:
- the DBNDD2 gene encoding dysbindin domain-containing protein 2: protein MDPNPRAALERQQLRLRERQKFFEDILQPETEFVFPLSHLHLESQRPPIGSISSMEVNVDALEQVELIDLGDQDGADVFLPCEDPPPTPQTSGMDDRPEELGLPTATPDRTASRTSSSSSDDSTNLHSPNPSDGGADTPLAQSDEEEDGADGGAEPGACS, encoded by the exons ATGGACCCAAATCCCCGGGCAGCCCTGGAGCGCCAGCAGCTCCGCCTTCGGGAGCGGCAGAAATTCTTTGAGGACATTTTACAGCCAGAGACAGAGTTTGTCTTCCCCCTGTCCCACCTGCATCTCGAGTCGCAGAGAC CCCCCATAGGTAGTATCTCATCCATGGAAGTGAATGTGGATGCCCTGGAGCAGGTAGAACTTATTGACCTTGGGGACCAAGATGGAGCAGATGTGTTCTTGCCTTGCGAAGACCCTCCACCAACCCCCCAGACATCTG GGATGGACGACCGTCCAGAGGAGCTGGGCCTGCCAACGGCCACGCCAGACAGGACTGCGTCCCGCACCTCATCCTCGTCTTCCGACGACTCCACCAACCTGCACAGCCCAAATCCCAGTGACGGCGGAGCGGACACGCCCTTGGCACAGTCTGATGAGGAAGAGGATGGGGCCGATGggggggcagagcctggagcttgcagCTAG